In Sulfurovum xiamenensis, a genomic segment contains:
- a CDS encoding aspartate-semialdehyde dehydrogenase: MKKYNVAVVGASGAVGEELFRVLEEVNFPVGNLLPLASAKSAGETIEFQGNEYKIEELTEEVFEGRNIDIAFFSAGGSISAHYAKYAVESGAVVIDNTSHFRMDPNIPLVVPEVNPGDIALWKESGIIANPNCSTIQMVQLLKPLHDLYGIKRVDVSTYQAVSGAGKKGMEELVRQMQAFFNFTLDDAKVEAFAHRIALNVIPHIDVPQENGYTKEEMKMVNETNKIMHSDFAVSATCVRVPVLRSHSESITITFNENVDVNVDEAREALGNFENVKVVDDMSKNEYPMPLTATDTDDTYVGRIRKDIYAKNILHLWGVADQVRVGAATNAVRIAQKWIKLEENA, translated from the coding sequence GTGAAGAAATATAACGTAGCAGTAGTCGGTGCAAGCGGTGCCGTAGGTGAAGAGCTTTTTAGAGTGTTGGAAGAGGTAAACTTTCCCGTAGGAAATCTTTTACCTTTGGCAAGTGCAAAATCTGCAGGTGAGACGATAGAGTTTCAAGGGAATGAGTACAAGATAGAAGAACTCACTGAAGAGGTATTTGAAGGACGCAACATAGATATCGCGTTCTTTTCAGCCGGGGGAAGTATCTCTGCACATTATGCGAAGTATGCAGTAGAGTCTGGAGCAGTGGTCATTGACAATACCTCTCACTTCAGAATGGATCCGAATATACCGCTTGTGGTGCCTGAAGTGAACCCTGGAGATATCGCACTTTGGAAAGAGTCAGGTATCATCGCCAACCCTAACTGTTCTACCATCCAAATGGTACAGCTTCTTAAGCCTCTTCATGACCTTTACGGGATCAAAAGAGTGGATGTCAGCACCTATCAGGCGGTAAGCGGTGCAGGTAAAAAAGGGATGGAAGAGCTAGTACGGCAAATGCAGGCTTTTTTCAACTTTACACTCGATGATGCAAAAGTCGAAGCATTTGCACACCGTATTGCACTCAATGTCATTCCTCATATCGATGTACCTCAGGAAAACGGTTACACCAAAGAAGAGATGAAAATGGTCAACGAGACCAACAAGATCATGCATAGCGACTTTGCAGTATCTGCAACTTGTGTGCGTGTACCGGTTTTAAGAAGCCACTCTGAATCTATCACGATCACATTTAATGAGAATGTAGATGTGAATGTAGACGAAGCAAGAGAAGCATTAGGTAACTTTGAAAATGTCAAGGTGGTAGATGATATGTCTAAAAATGAGTATCCTATGCCTTTGACTGCAACAGATACAGATGATACCTATGTTGGGCGTATCAGAAAAGATATCTATGCGAAGAATATCCTGCATCTTTGGGGTGTTGCTGACCAGGTAAGAGTCGGTGCTGCGACCAATGCAGTAAGAATCGCACAAAAATGGATCAAGCTAGAGGAAAATGCTTAA
- the gyrA gene encoding DNA gyrase subunit A — translation MSDLFEEQQNTGQVLIEDSMKSSYLDYSMSVIIGRALPDARDGLKPVHRRILYAMNDLHLAHRSPYKKSARIVGDVIGKYHPHGDSSVYDALVRMAQDFSMQAPLVDGQGNFGSIDGDNAAAMRYTEARMTKIAEELLSDLEKDTVDFVPNYDDSIQEPDVLPSRVPNLLLNGSSGIAVGMATNIPPHRLDELVDALVMRIDNPNTTVEDMMKVVQGPDFPTGGIIFGRKGITDAYTTGRGRIKVRAKTHIEQKGSKEIIIIDELPFQVNKSRLIENIAQLVRDKQIEGISELRDESDREGIRVVIELKRDAMSEIVLNNLFKSTQMQVTFGIIMLAIADKEPKVFNLMELFDLFLKHRKTVVIRRTIFDLEKARARAHILEGLKIAVDNIDEVIKIIRASADDVEARESLMSRFKLSEIQAKAILEMRLRRLTGLEIEKIENELNELLKLIAELEAILKSEEKINAIIREELVEIREKYTTPRRTEIVDDYDDIDIEDLIPNEPMVVTITHRGYIKRVPVKQYEKQHRGGKGKIAVTTYDDDFIEKFFTSNTHDTLMFVTDRGQLYWLKVYRIPEGSRTAKGKAVVNLINLQQDEKIMAIIPTEDFEADKGLVFFTQNGIVKRTNLSEYSNIRSNGVRAINLDENDALVDAKIVKPDTKWLFVATKKGLCIRFKVEDAREIGRVSRGVTAIKFKIEGDHVCGATTIENEEDELLMISEKGLGKRTTASEYREQNRAGKGVISMKLTPKTGDVVGVVFVEEDKDLMCLTSIGKMIRVDMETIRKAGRNTSGVKIVNVDAKDRVVSIAKCQKEEIPDENDGEETDNTLGLE, via the coding sequence ATGAGCGATCTGTTTGAAGAGCAACAAAATACCGGACAAGTGTTAATTGAAGATAGTATGAAGTCAAGTTATCTTGACTATTCTATGAGCGTCATCATTGGTAGAGCATTACCTGATGCGAGAGATGGGTTGAAACCTGTACACAGAAGGATCCTCTATGCGATGAATGATCTTCATCTGGCTCATAGAAGTCCGTATAAAAAATCTGCACGTATCGTCGGGGATGTGATCGGTAAGTATCACCCACACGGCGACTCTTCAGTCTATGACGCACTTGTACGTATGGCACAAGACTTTTCTATGCAGGCACCGCTTGTGGATGGACAAGGGAACTTCGGTTCGATCGATGGTGACAATGCAGCAGCGATGAGATATACCGAAGCGCGTATGACAAAGATCGCTGAAGAACTTCTCTCTGACCTTGAAAAAGATACAGTAGACTTTGTACCGAACTATGATGATTCGATCCAGGAGCCTGATGTACTCCCTTCACGTGTACCAAATCTGCTTCTTAACGGTTCAAGCGGTATTGCGGTCGGTATGGCGACAAACATTCCTCCACACAGACTGGATGAACTGGTAGATGCACTGGTTATGCGTATTGATAACCCGAACACAACGGTAGAAGATATGATGAAGGTCGTTCAGGGGCCTGATTTCCCGACAGGTGGTATTATCTTCGGTCGTAAGGGTATCACAGATGCTTATACAACGGGACGCGGGCGTATCAAAGTACGTGCGAAGACACACATAGAACAAAAAGGTTCCAAAGAGATCATCATCATCGATGAACTGCCTTTCCAGGTCAATAAATCCAGACTTATAGAGAACATTGCACAGCTTGTACGTGACAAACAGATAGAGGGTATCTCTGAACTTCGTGATGAGTCGGATAGAGAAGGTATCCGTGTGGTGATCGAGCTTAAACGTGATGCGATGAGTGAGATCGTACTGAACAACCTTTTTAAAAGCACTCAGATGCAAGTGACGTTTGGTATCATCATGCTTGCGATCGCAGATAAAGAGCCAAAAGTCTTTAATCTCATGGAGCTCTTCGACCTTTTCTTGAAACATAGAAAAACAGTCGTGATCCGAAGAACGATCTTCGACCTTGAAAAAGCAAGAGCAAGAGCACACATCTTGGAAGGTCTCAAGATCGCTGTAGATAATATCGATGAAGTGATCAAGATCATCCGTGCTTCTGCTGATGATGTGGAAGCCAGAGAGAGTCTTATGTCACGTTTCAAGCTTTCAGAGATACAGGCAAAAGCGATCCTGGAGATGAGACTTAGACGTCTTACAGGTCTTGAGATTGAGAAGATCGAGAATGAGTTGAATGAATTGCTCAAACTCATTGCAGAACTTGAAGCGATCCTGAAAAGTGAAGAGAAGATCAATGCAATCATCCGTGAGGAGCTTGTAGAGATCCGTGAAAAATACACCACACCACGCCGTACAGAGATCGTAGATGACTATGATGATATCGATATTGAAGATCTTATTCCAAATGAGCCGATGGTTGTGACGATCACACACCGTGGATACATTAAACGTGTACCTGTGAAACAGTACGAGAAGCAGCACCGTGGCGGTAAAGGTAAGATCGCTGTGACGACCTATGATGATGACTTCATCGAGAAGTTCTTTACCTCCAATACGCATGATACACTCATGTTCGTTACAGACAGAGGACAGCTCTACTGGCTCAAAGTCTATCGTATCCCGGAAGGATCTCGTACCGCCAAAGGTAAAGCGGTGGTGAATCTTATCAACCTTCAGCAGGATGAGAAGATCATGGCGATCATCCCTACGGAGGATTTTGAAGCGGACAAAGGATTGGTCTTCTTTACACAAAACGGTATCGTGAAGAGAACCAACCTCTCAGAGTACTCAAACATCAGAAGCAATGGTGTCAGAGCGATCAATCTTGACGAAAATGATGCGTTAGTCGATGCGAAGATCGTGAAGCCAGATACGAAATGGCTCTTTGTTGCAACGAAAAAGGGTCTGTGTATCAGATTTAAAGTGGAAGATGCAAGAGAGATCGGTAGAGTATCACGTGGTGTGACTGCGATCAAGTTCAAGATAGAGGGTGATCATGTATGTGGTGCTACGACCATCGAGAATGAAGAGGATGAATTGCTGATGATCAGTGAAAAAGGTCTGGGTAAACGTACCACTGCAAGTGAGTACCGTGAACAGAACCGTGCTGGTAAAGGGGTCATCTCTATGAAGCTCACACCTAAAACAGGTGATGTGGTCGGCGTAGTGTTCGTAGAAGAGGACAAAGACCTCATGTGTCTGACGAGTATCGGTAAAATGATACGTGTAGATATGGAAACCATCCGTAAAGCAGGACGTAATACGTCAGGTGTGAAGATCGTCAACGTAGATGCAAAAGATAGAGTGGTGAGCATTGCTAAATGCCAAAAAGAAGAGATACCGGATGAGAATGACGGTGAAGAAACAGATAATACATTAGGATTAGAATAG
- the exbB gene encoding TonB-system energizer ExbB codes for MKDIVDYGIIGFLFFLSFITFAFAIERVLFYRGLKVTDYKNKTALELDISKRLATIASIGSNAPYIGLLGTVLAIILTFYIIGDQQDTINPGEIMKHLALALKATAAGLVVAIPATVIYNALLTRVDTILAKWEIAQDPNVV; via the coding sequence CTGAAAGATATCGTAGATTATGGGATCATAGGATTTCTCTTTTTCTTAAGTTTTATTACCTTTGCCTTTGCTATTGAAAGAGTACTTTTCTACCGTGGGCTCAAAGTAACAGACTATAAAAATAAAACCGCATTGGAACTTGACATTTCAAAACGTTTGGCAACCATTGCTTCTATCGGTTCAAATGCCCCTTATATAGGACTGCTTGGTACAGTACTTGCTATCATCCTTACATTCTATATCATAGGTGACCAACAAGATACGATCAACCCCGGTGAGATCATGAAGCACTTGGCACTCGCATTGAAAGCGACCGCAGCCGGCCTGGTCGTAGCGATCCCTGCAACGGTTATCTATAATGCATTGCTTACAAGAGTGGATACGATCTTGGCCAAATGGGAAATTGCACAGGATCCAAACGTAGTATGA
- a CDS encoding ExbD/TolR family protein produces MRRERFDKMNVVPFIDIVLVLLVIVLATATFVENRALKVDLPTASSKKSEEKKNIQIAVNKEGVYSYEKEVLGLDLIKERLMKLDPKKDLISLRMDKSSEFRYFVDIIDILKTKGFENISIITKQ; encoded by the coding sequence ATGAGGAGAGAACGCTTTGACAAAATGAATGTCGTACCATTCATAGATATTGTACTTGTTCTACTGGTCATCGTACTTGCAACAGCTACGTTTGTAGAAAATCGAGCCCTCAAAGTGGACCTTCCAACTGCCAGTTCTAAAAAAAGCGAAGAGAAGAAAAATATACAAATTGCTGTCAATAAAGAAGGGGTCTACTCCTATGAGAAAGAAGTCTTGGGTCTTGACCTCATCAAAGAAAGACTGATGAAACTTGATCCCAAAAAGGATCTTATCTCACTGCGTATGGATAAAAGCAGTGAATTTCGGTACTTTGTGGATATTATAGATATTCTTAAAACCAAAGGGTTCGAGAATATTTCGATCATTACGAAACAGTAA
- a CDS encoding thioredoxin family protein: MTLEELQETIRSEVGVLLYFSGEHCSVCHALRPKFKEVFDENFPLLKQIYLDAHENLEISAHFQVFSVPTMIVFMDGREFAREGRSVSMHQLTEKLKRPYIMMTE, from the coding sequence ATGACGCTAGAAGAACTGCAAGAGACTATAAGAAGTGAAGTAGGTGTTCTGCTTTACTTCTCAGGAGAGCACTGTAGTGTATGTCATGCACTCAGACCCAAGTTTAAAGAGGTGTTTGATGAGAATTTTCCCCTGCTCAAGCAGATATACCTTGATGCACATGAAAATCTAGAGATCTCTGCACATTTCCAAGTCTTTTCCGTGCCTACAATGATAGTCTTTATGGATGGACGAGAGTTTGCCAGAGAGGGACGTTCTGTCAGTATGCATCAATTGACTGAGAAATTGAAGCGTCCTTATATCATGATGACTGAATAG
- a CDS encoding protein adenylyltransferase SelO: MKLNEIKLTNPYLALPDECYTRVKPTPLENVFLIHANEDVAELLDIDIEELYSDAFVTFVNGAWQLEGSDPFAMCYAGHQFGHFVPRLGDGRAINIGTIKQWHLQLKGAGQTRYSRSGDGRAVLRSSIREYLMSEAMHGLGIESTRALALIGSEHKVFREEWETGAIVLRVSPSWVRFGTFEYFAHKKRYAELEALTDYAIAESYPHLVEVPDKYLQFFSEVVSRTARLMAEWQAVGFNHGVMNTDNMSIAGLTIDYGPYAFLDDYDSQYICNHTDQGGRYSFGNQPNIGAWNLQALMHALAPMVNSDKMEKALDNYARVYTERYLELMGKKIGLDKLQDSDLELFKQLLGMMQGMSIDYTLFFRTLSRYDGERTALLKLGLYHKPMNEWLDSYDERLKANTSSTKERHSAMLQTNPKFVLKNYMLQEAITAAENGDFNVVDALFEIAKDPYAEHEVDERWAGATPEEFKNQKLSCSS; the protein is encoded by the coding sequence ATGAAACTAAATGAAATAAAACTGACCAATCCCTATTTGGCATTACCGGACGAGTGCTATACAAGAGTCAAACCCACACCACTGGAGAATGTATTTCTGATCCATGCCAATGAAGATGTGGCAGAGCTATTGGATATAGATATTGAAGAGCTCTACAGTGATGCTTTTGTAACATTTGTCAATGGTGCCTGGCAGCTTGAAGGCTCAGATCCTTTTGCGATGTGTTATGCCGGTCATCAGTTTGGCCATTTTGTGCCACGTCTGGGAGACGGACGGGCTATCAATATAGGTACGATCAAACAGTGGCATCTCCAGCTTAAAGGTGCAGGTCAGACTCGTTACTCACGTTCGGGTGATGGGCGTGCTGTACTTCGCTCTTCTATTCGTGAGTATCTTATGAGTGAAGCGATGCATGGACTTGGTATAGAGAGTACAAGAGCCCTGGCTCTTATAGGTTCAGAACACAAAGTCTTCAGAGAAGAGTGGGAAACCGGGGCCATAGTGCTTCGTGTCTCTCCTTCATGGGTACGTTTTGGTACTTTTGAGTACTTTGCACATAAAAAGAGATATGCAGAGTTGGAAGCATTGACTGATTATGCTATTGCAGAGAGTTACCCGCACCTGGTAGAGGTACCCGACAAATATCTGCAGTTTTTTTCAGAAGTGGTCAGTAGAACAGCTAGACTCATGGCAGAGTGGCAGGCAGTAGGGTTTAACCACGGTGTGATGAACACAGACAACATGTCCATCGCAGGGCTTACCATAGACTACGGCCCCTATGCCTTCTTGGATGACTATGACTCTCAATACATCTGTAACCATACAGACCAAGGCGGACGTTACAGTTTTGGCAACCAGCCCAATATAGGAGCATGGAATCTGCAGGCGCTTATGCATGCATTGGCACCGATGGTGAATAGTGATAAGATGGAAAAAGCCCTCGACAACTATGCAAGAGTCTATACTGAACGCTACTTGGAACTTATGGGTAAAAAGATAGGGTTGGATAAACTTCAGGATAGTGATCTGGAGCTTTTCAAACAGCTGCTTGGTATGATGCAGGGCATGAGTATAGACTATACACTTTTTTTTAGAACCCTTAGTCGTTATGATGGAGAGAGAACAGCACTTTTGAAACTGGGGCTCTATCATAAGCCGATGAATGAGTGGTTAGACAGTTATGATGAGAGACTGAAAGCAAATACTTCCAGCACTAAAGAGAGACACAGCGCTATGTTACAGACAAACCCAAAGTTCGTGCTCAAGAACTACATGCTGCAAGAAGCTATTACTGCAGCTGAAAATGGCGACTTTAACGTGGTAGATGCATTATTTGAGATCGCTAAAGATCCCTATGCCGAACATGAGGTAGATGAAAGATGGGCAGGTGCGACACCGGAAGAATTTAAAAATCAGAAGCTGAGTTGTAGTTCTTAA
- a CDS encoding YebC/PmpR family DNA-binding transcriptional regulator — MGRAFEYRKAAKMKRWGTMSRLFPKLGKIITMAAKEGGQDPDMNPKLRTAILNAKAQNMPKDNIDAAIKRASAKDAADIKELTYDVKAVHGVQMIVECATDNNTRTVANVKAILARNGGEMLTSGSLNFMFTRKCVFVFNKTEDMDLEELELELIDFGLEEIEEDIEPQEVGDDIKIVRVYGDFTAFGELSKALEDMNIEVKKATLEYIANTPIELSDEQMEEVDVLIDKLEEDEDVQSVFTNIA, encoded by the coding sequence ATGGGTAGAGCGTTTGAATACCGTAAAGCAGCGAAAATGAAAAGATGGGGAACCATGTCTAGACTTTTCCCTAAATTAGGAAAGATTATCACCATGGCAGCCAAAGAAGGCGGTCAAGATCCTGATATGAACCCTAAACTTCGTACCGCTATTCTTAATGCCAAAGCGCAAAACATGCCTAAAGACAATATCGATGCAGCGATCAAAAGAGCTTCTGCTAAAGATGCTGCAGATATCAAAGAGTTGACATACGATGTCAAGGCTGTACATGGTGTACAGATGATCGTAGAGTGTGCTACAGACAATAATACAAGAACGGTTGCCAATGTAAAAGCTATACTGGCCAGAAACGGTGGAGAGATGCTTACTTCAGGATCACTCAACTTCATGTTTACACGTAAATGTGTCTTCGTCTTCAACAAAACAGAAGATATGGACCTTGAAGAGTTGGAATTAGAACTCATTGACTTTGGTTTGGAAGAGATAGAAGAAGATATAGAGCCTCAAGAGGTTGGTGATGATATCAAGATCGTGAGAGTCTATGGTGATTTTACTGCATTTGGTGAATTAAGTAAAGCATTGGAAGATATGAATATAGAGGTCAAAAAAGCGACATTAGAGTATATTGCCAATACACCAATAGAGCTCAGTGATGAACAGATGGAAGAAGTCGATGTACTGATTGATAAACTGGAAGAGGATGAAGACGTTCAATCTGTCTTTACGAACATCGCTTAA
- a CDS encoding ABC-F family ATP-binding cassette domain-containing protein: MLSTVNLTQRYGKRVLFDKINITLDAGKRYGLIGANGAGKSTFLKILSGEIEPSDGEVQLQPGLKLGVLGQNQYAFENYTLKDAVLYGNKKLFDAQKEKEKLYMEGDFESDEVNNRLAELEMICADEDPTYESDVKIEKLLEALGFPASQHDELMSTLTGGDKFKILLAQVLFLKPDVLLLDEPTNNLDMDTITWLENELKRHEGTLLVISHDRHFLNGVVTHILDLDFQNIREFTGNYDEWYIAANLIAKQAEADRGKALKEKEELEKFIARFSANASKAKQATSRQKQLDKLDVSEIKLSSRRDPSIMFKAHREIGNEVLEVEGLSKSYDGETVFENLTFKVNKGDKIALIGTNGAGKTTLLKILMGETEPDAGTFKWGQTITTSYFPQNTTDLVVGDEELPQWIQGFDPKWHIDDIRKTLGRMLFSGEEQKKKIDACSGGEKHRVMMSKMMMDASNFLVMDEPNNHLDLEAIVALGEALHNYQGGVICVSHDRELIDAFANRIIKLNEDGTVIDFEGGYEEFVEQHEQ; this comes from the coding sequence ATGCTTAGTACAGTTAATTTAACTCAGCGCTATGGAAAAAGAGTGCTTTTTGATAAGATCAATATCACTTTAGATGCCGGTAAACGTTATGGCTTGATCGGGGCAAATGGAGCAGGGAAGTCAACATTCCTCAAAATTCTTTCAGGTGAGATAGAACCAAGTGATGGTGAAGTGCAGCTTCAGCCAGGACTCAAACTGGGTGTTTTGGGTCAAAACCAGTATGCATTTGAAAACTATACGCTCAAAGATGCTGTACTCTATGGAAACAAAAAACTTTTTGATGCACAAAAAGAGAAAGAAAAACTCTATATGGAAGGTGACTTTGAGAGTGATGAGGTCAATAACCGTTTGGCTGAACTTGAAATGATCTGTGCAGATGAAGACCCTACCTATGAATCTGATGTCAAGATAGAAAAACTGCTTGAAGCTTTAGGTTTTCCCGCATCACAACATGATGAGCTTATGTCTACACTGACGGGTGGGGACAAGTTTAAGATCTTATTGGCACAGGTACTTTTCTTGAAGCCAGATGTCCTCCTGCTTGATGAGCCTACGAACAACCTTGATATGGATACGATTACTTGGTTGGAAAATGAACTGAAACGTCATGAAGGTACACTGCTTGTGATCTCTCACGACAGACACTTTCTTAACGGTGTCGTGACGCACATTCTTGACCTTGACTTCCAAAACATCCGTGAGTTCACAGGGAACTATGATGAGTGGTACATTGCGGCTAACCTTATAGCAAAACAGGCAGAAGCAGATAGAGGTAAGGCGCTGAAAGAGAAAGAAGAGCTTGAAAAGTTCATTGCCAGATTCTCTGCGAATGCCTCGAAAGCAAAACAAGCAACAAGTCGTCAAAAGCAATTGGATAAACTGGATGTCAGTGAGATCAAACTCTCTTCAAGACGTGACCCTTCTATTATGTTCAAGGCACATAGAGAGATCGGTAATGAGGTCCTTGAAGTAGAAGGACTCTCTAAAAGCTATGATGGAGAGACAGTCTTTGAAAATCTTACTTTCAAGGTAAACAAAGGTGACAAGATTGCTCTTATCGGTACCAATGGTGCAGGTAAAACAACACTCCTTAAAATTCTCATGGGAGAGACTGAACCTGATGCAGGTACGTTTAAATGGGGACAGACCATTACCACCAGTTATTTCCCGCAAAATACGACAGACCTTGTCGTAGGCGATGAAGAATTGCCACAGTGGATACAGGGATTTGACCCTAAATGGCATATCGATGATATCAGAAAAACATTGGGTCGTATGCTTTTTAGCGGTGAAGAACAGAAAAAGAAAATTGATGCATGTTCGGGTGGAGAAAAACACCGTGTCATGATGTCTAAAATGATGATGGATGCCTCGAACTTTCTTGTGATGGATGAGCCAAACAACCACTTGGACCTTGAAGCGATCGTTGCTTTAGGTGAAGCATTACATAATTACCAAGGTGGTGTGATCTGTGTCTCTCACGATAGAGAGCTCATCGATGCATTTGCAAACCGTATCATCAAACTCAATGAAGATGGAACTGTGATCGATTTTGAGGGTGGTTATGAGGAGTTTGTGGAACAACACGAACAGTAA
- the arsC gene encoding arsenate reductase (glutaredoxin) (This arsenate reductase requires both glutathione and glutaredoxin to convert arsenate to arsenite, after which the efflux transporter formed by ArsA and ArsB can extrude the arsenite from the cell, providing resistance.) produces MANVTIWHNPRCSKSRNAAALLEEKGVEAEVVKYLDTPPSKEELKAVLKMLDISARELMRTKEAIYKELNLKEETDEEKLIEAMVENPKLIERPIVIKDGKAAIGRPIENIIDLLD; encoded by the coding sequence ATGGCAAATGTAACCATATGGCATAACCCAAGATGCTCAAAATCAAGAAATGCTGCGGCACTTTTAGAAGAGAAAGGTGTTGAAGCAGAGGTAGTGAAATACCTGGATACACCTCCGAGCAAAGAGGAACTCAAAGCAGTGCTTAAAATGCTGGATATCTCTGCTAGAGAACTGATGAGGACCAAAGAAGCGATCTATAAAGAGTTGAATTTAAAAGAAGAGACAGATGAGGAGAAACTCATAGAAGCGATGGTGGAAAATCCTAAGCTCATAGAGAGACCTATTGTCATCAAAGATGGCAAAGCGGCTATCGGTCGTCCTATAGAGAATATTATAGATCTGCTTGATTGA
- the ppk2 gene encoding polyphosphate kinase 2 gives MTRQKIHYTKDLPEYHEKPSKVFKKSGKIEREFYEKESLRLQYELVKLQKWVIDHGKRLLVIFEGMDTAGKSSTIKEFNNYLNPREARSVALPKPNSKELGQWYFQRHLKQIPNAGEIVFFDRSWYNRAGIEQVFGFCTQEQHDHFYRQVNGVEEMLIDDGVLIFKFYLNITHETEKNRLKDRENDPLKGWKLSKLDYLSLDAYDTYAILRDKMFKLSGTEHAPWCELDANDKKRARLNAIRYLLSNIPYKGKDKRLINGVDKKIAKLHNKGEYYGKCNHMA, from the coding sequence ATGACTAGACAAAAGATCCATTATACAAAAGATCTTCCTGAGTATCATGAGAAGCCTTCCAAAGTCTTTAAAAAATCTGGAAAGATAGAACGGGAATTTTATGAAAAAGAGTCTCTTAGGCTTCAGTATGAACTGGTCAAACTTCAAAAATGGGTGATCGACCATGGAAAAAGACTTTTAGTCATCTTTGAAGGTATGGATACGGCAGGGAAAAGCTCCACCATTAAAGAGTTCAACAACTATCTCAATCCAAGAGAAGCGCGTTCGGTCGCACTGCCCAAACCAAACTCCAAAGAGTTGGGACAGTGGTATTTCCAGCGTCACTTAAAACAGATACCTAATGCGGGTGAGATCGTTTTTTTTGATAGAAGCTGGTACAACAGAGCCGGGATAGAACAGGTCTTCGGTTTCTGTACACAAGAACAACACGACCACTTTTACCGTCAGGTGAACGGTGTGGAGGAGATGCTGATAGATGACGGTGTGCTCATTTTCAAATTTTATCTGAACATTACGCATGAAACAGAAAAAAACCGTCTCAAAGACAGAGAAAATGATCCGCTTAAAGGATGGAAACTCTCTAAATTGGACTACCTCTCACTGGATGCCTATGACACGTATGCCATACTACGTGATAAAATGTTCAAACTCTCCGGTACAGAGCATGCTCCATGGTGCGAGCTGGATGCCAACGATAAAAAAAGAGCACGTCTCAATGCAATTCGATACTTGCTTTCGAACATACCTTATAAAGGCAAAGATAAACGTCTCATTAACGGGGTAGATAAAAAAATAGCTAAATTACATAATAAAGGAGAATACTATGGCAAATGTAACCATATGGCATAA